One region of Catenuloplanes indicus genomic DNA includes:
- a CDS encoding alpha/beta hydrolase, producing the protein MSLRITRLFRILGSAIAILLVAVLLAVVAVLTWPLDGGDLHPAGQRLTFADARARIDGKIAADAADPGILPECRSLSLIHEVRPAARSVLLLYGFTACPAQFAELARTFHDQGYNVYVPLAPRHGYADRTALGGLRAQDLATYASDALDVAGALGAEAGVVGLSGGGMLTTRLVTERPDDVRRLLVISPFYRPGPDRAAPILIRPLAVLYGLRVLPDRVDEKNMSFTALAQYVRLTETLDVGRTGGNLASIAVVTSVNDSLIGLGRAVSIPRAVAQARGLSLATHEFPAEAGLPHDLVEPDDIGAAKDDAYRLYLRLYEGRSAS; encoded by the coding sequence ATGAGTCTTCGAATCACCCGGCTATTTCGCATCCTGGGTAGCGCGATCGCCATTCTTCTGGTGGCCGTCCTGCTGGCGGTGGTCGCGGTCCTCACCTGGCCGCTCGACGGCGGCGACCTGCACCCGGCCGGGCAGCGGCTCACCTTCGCCGACGCGCGCGCCAGGATCGACGGGAAGATCGCGGCGGACGCGGCCGACCCGGGGATCCTGCCGGAGTGCCGGTCGCTGTCGCTGATCCACGAGGTCCGTCCGGCGGCGCGGTCGGTGCTCCTGCTGTACGGGTTCACCGCCTGCCCGGCGCAGTTCGCCGAGCTGGCGAGGACGTTCCACGACCAGGGATACAACGTGTACGTGCCGCTGGCACCCCGGCACGGGTACGCCGACCGCACCGCGTTGGGCGGGCTGCGCGCGCAGGACCTCGCCACGTACGCCTCCGACGCGCTCGACGTGGCCGGCGCGCTCGGCGCGGAGGCCGGCGTGGTGGGCCTGTCCGGTGGCGGCATGCTGACGACCCGGCTGGTCACCGAGCGGCCGGACGACGTGCGCCGGCTACTGGTGATCTCGCCGTTCTACCGGCCGGGCCCGGACCGGGCCGCGCCGATCCTGATCCGGCCGCTGGCGGTGCTGTACGGCCTGCGGGTGCTGCCCGACCGGGTCGACGAGAAGAACATGTCGTTCACCGCGCTCGCCCAGTACGTGCGGCTCACCGAGACGCTCGACGTCGGCCGTACCGGCGGCAACCTGGCCTCTATCGCGGTGGTGACCAGCGTCAACGACTCGCTGATCGGCCTGGGGCGGGCCGTGTCGATACCGCGGGCCGTCGCGCAGGCGCGCGGCCTGTCGCTGGCCACGCACGAGTTCCCGGCCGAGGCCGGCCTGCCGCACGATCTCGTCGAGCCGGACGACATCGGCGCGGCCAAGGACGACGCCTACCGGCTCTATCTGCGGCTGTACGAGGGCCGTTCCGCGTCATAG
- a CDS encoding sigma-70 family RNA polymerase sigma factor yields the protein MHDDRLTATDDDPACEDARLRSLYEEHRPWLHRRLMRLLNGDRHLVEDVLQETAVRAWRHPDARGPDGTWRSQWLYTVARNLAFDHIRALRRASAAREAGAGEPTRYDAIDRMMTSWQVRDAVAQLPDRLRAVLIEVYLLDRPMQETADRLGVPLGTVKSRLYYALRALRASLAEPHQERAARGRRAVTPGAARRDP from the coding sequence ATGCACGACGACCGGCTGACCGCCACCGACGACGACCCGGCGTGCGAGGACGCACGGCTGCGTTCCCTCTACGAGGAGCACCGGCCGTGGCTGCACCGGCGGCTGATGCGGCTGCTCAACGGTGACCGGCACCTGGTGGAGGACGTGCTCCAGGAGACCGCGGTACGTGCCTGGCGGCACCCTGACGCCCGTGGCCCGGACGGCACCTGGCGGTCGCAATGGCTCTACACCGTGGCCCGGAATCTGGCTTTCGACCATATCCGCGCCCTACGGCGGGCCTCGGCGGCGCGGGAGGCCGGCGCCGGGGAGCCGACGCGGTACGACGCGATCGACCGCATGATGACCAGCTGGCAGGTCCGCGACGCGGTCGCGCAGCTGCCGGACCGGCTGCGTGCCGTGCTGATTGAGGTGTACCTGCTGGACCGGCCCATGCAGGAGACCGCGGACCGGCTCGGCGTGCCGCTCGGCACGGTCAAGTCCCGTCTGTACTACGCGCTGCGCGCGCTTCGCGCGTCGCTGGCCGAGCCGCACCAGGAGCGTGCCGCCCGGGGCCGGCGCGCGGTCACTCCTGGAGCAGCCCGGCGTGATCCTTGA
- a CDS encoding AAA family ATPase translates to MPTFLSHDHYLVGRRDEERQLDELIRDVLAGRGGALVLRGEAGIGKSALLAYAADAVPGTQTVRASGSEFEQELPYAGLHQLCLPLLPDLDDLPPRHRDALRSAFGLAGGTPDPFQVGMAALGLLAAAARRRPLLCLIDDAAWLDEASSKIMMFLARRITADPIGMLFAVRSGQEPDSFEKLPGLLVRGLPDEDARALLAAHRPFPLDDQVRDRLVAEAQGNPLALLELPRAGGFAPPDASSVPARVEHGYRARLAGLSAPARLLLTAASADPTGDPGLLWETARLLDIDVTAAGAEVSATGLADFGLRIRFCHPLARSAVYRAATPADRQAVHGALAAATDPEIAPDRRAWHHAQSVTGPDDWVAAELEWCASRAQARGGVAAAAAFLERAVELSAHPGRRIDRTLAAGQAHLDAGLTEAAMNLLNTLEHAALDEQQQAHVELLQGRAAFTLYRDGRGPELMTRAARRLAAIDAEQARHAFVDAVEMSLFAGQGGDIIHRVVAAARLAPPSAAPDLLDALIALVDRGFPAATPLLRRTLFDGDEPYWTRRPALASLIAFELWDQDAYREITEWLVKRGRQSGSPSVLQLGLAQEAGGAVTEGDIGRAIAASAEEVAVADAAGVPSLLNHRLYLAAIRGRRDEFARLVRAAVAVQGPGRITNLDTATATLHNGLADYPAALAAARKAVENGGIILTGPALPELVEAAVNCGEPDTAATALASLTARTEASGTAAGLGIAAYARGLVTGDEHQFRDAIELLTDGGLVSPLGRAHLLYGEWLCRAGRHDECREQLRTAHHLLSRSGHEGFAQRAADGLSRLGEPVRPRLEEPYEQLTMQELAVARLVAAGATSREVAGQLYISKRTVDAHLRNIFRKLGLTSRRQLKDHAGLLQE, encoded by the coding sequence ATGCCGACGTTCCTCTCTCATGATCACTACCTGGTCGGCCGGCGCGACGAGGAGCGCCAGCTCGACGAGCTGATCCGGGACGTGCTGGCGGGCCGTGGCGGCGCGCTCGTCCTCCGCGGTGAGGCGGGCATCGGCAAGAGCGCGCTGCTGGCTTACGCCGCGGACGCGGTGCCGGGCACGCAGACCGTGCGCGCGTCCGGCTCGGAGTTCGAGCAGGAACTGCCCTACGCCGGACTGCACCAGCTGTGTCTGCCACTGCTGCCCGACCTGGACGACCTGCCGCCCCGGCACCGCGACGCGCTGCGGTCGGCCTTCGGTCTCGCCGGCGGCACGCCGGATCCGTTCCAGGTCGGCATGGCCGCGCTCGGGCTCCTGGCGGCCGCGGCCCGGCGCCGGCCGCTGCTGTGCCTGATCGACGACGCTGCGTGGCTGGACGAGGCGTCGTCGAAGATCATGATGTTTCTCGCCCGGCGGATCACGGCGGATCCGATCGGCATGCTGTTCGCGGTGCGCTCCGGGCAGGAGCCGGACAGCTTCGAAAAATTGCCTGGTCTTCTGGTCCGCGGCCTCCCCGACGAGGACGCCCGCGCGTTGCTCGCCGCGCACCGCCCGTTCCCGCTCGACGACCAGGTGCGCGACCGGCTGGTCGCCGAGGCGCAGGGCAATCCGCTCGCGCTGCTCGAACTGCCCCGGGCCGGTGGCTTCGCACCGCCGGACGCCTCGTCGGTGCCGGCCCGCGTCGAGCACGGGTACCGGGCCAGGCTGGCCGGGCTGTCCGCACCGGCCCGCCTGCTGCTCACCGCCGCGAGTGCGGACCCGACCGGCGATCCCGGCCTGCTCTGGGAGACGGCCCGCCTGCTCGACATCGACGTGACCGCGGCCGGTGCCGAGGTCTCCGCGACCGGGCTCGCCGACTTCGGGCTGCGCATCCGCTTCTGCCACCCGCTGGCCCGGTCGGCGGTGTACCGCGCCGCCACCCCGGCCGACCGCCAGGCCGTGCACGGCGCGCTGGCCGCGGCCACCGACCCGGAGATCGCGCCGGACCGGCGGGCCTGGCACCACGCGCAGTCCGTCACCGGGCCGGACGACTGGGTCGCGGCCGAACTGGAGTGGTGCGCCTCGCGCGCCCAGGCCCGTGGCGGCGTCGCGGCGGCGGCCGCGTTCCTGGAACGCGCGGTGGAACTGTCGGCGCATCCCGGGCGCCGGATCGACCGGACGCTGGCCGCCGGCCAGGCGCACCTGGACGCGGGCCTGACCGAGGCGGCGATGAACCTGCTGAACACGCTGGAGCACGCCGCGCTGGACGAACAGCAGCAGGCCCACGTCGAGCTGCTCCAGGGCCGCGCGGCCTTCACGCTGTACCGGGACGGCCGCGGCCCGGAACTGATGACCCGGGCCGCGCGCCGGCTTGCCGCCATCGACGCGGAGCAGGCCCGGCACGCCTTCGTGGACGCGGTGGAGATGAGCCTGTTCGCCGGCCAGGGCGGCGACATCATCCACCGGGTGGTGGCCGCGGCCCGGCTCGCGCCGCCGTCGGCCGCGCCGGACCTGCTCGACGCACTGATCGCCCTGGTCGACCGCGGCTTCCCGGCCGCGACGCCGCTGCTGCGCCGCACGCTCTTCGACGGCGACGAGCCGTACTGGACCAGGCGCCCGGCGCTGGCGTCGCTGATCGCCTTCGAGCTGTGGGACCAGGACGCGTACCGCGAGATCACCGAATGGCTGGTCAAACGCGGCCGGCAGTCGGGATCGCCGTCGGTGCTGCAGCTGGGCTTGGCACAGGAGGCCGGCGGCGCCGTGACCGAGGGCGACATCGGGCGCGCGATCGCCGCGTCCGCCGAGGAGGTCGCGGTCGCCGACGCGGCCGGTGTCCCGTCCCTGCTGAACCACCGGCTGTACCTGGCCGCGATCCGCGGCCGGCGCGACGAGTTCGCGCGGCTGGTGCGGGCCGCCGTGGCCGTGCAGGGGCCGGGGCGGATCACGAATCTGGACACCGCGACCGCGACCCTGCACAACGGGCTGGCCGACTACCCGGCGGCGCTGGCCGCGGCGCGGAAGGCGGTCGAGAACGGCGGCATCATCCTCACCGGCCCGGCCCTGCCGGAACTCGTCGAGGCGGCCGTCAACTGCGGCGAGCCGGACACCGCGGCTACGGCGCTGGCGTCGCTGACCGCACGCACCGAGGCCAGCGGCACCGCCGCCGGCCTGGGCATCGCCGCGTACGCCCGCGGGCTGGTCACCGGCGACGAGCACCAATTCCGGGACGCGATCGAGCTGCTCACCGACGGCGGACTGGTCTCACCGCTGGGCCGGGCGCATCTGCTGTACGGGGAGTGGCTGTGCCGCGCGGGACGCCATGACGAATGCCGCGAGCAGCTGCGCACCGCGCACCACCTGCTGTCCCGGTCCGGCCACGAGGGATTCGCCCAGCGGGCCGCCGACGGGCTGTCCCGGCTCGGCGAACCGGTCCGGCCCCGGCTGGAGGAGCCGTACGAGCAGCTGACCATGCAGGAACTCGCGGTCGCCCGGCTGGTCGCCGCCGGTGCCACGTCGCGTGAGGTGGCCGGCCAGCTGTACATCAGCAAACGGACCGTCGACGCGCACCTGCGCAACATCTTCCGCAAACTCGGCCTCACCTCGCGCCGTCAGCTCAAGGATCACGCCGGGCTGCTCCAGGAGTGA
- a CDS encoding winged helix-turn-helix transcriptional regulator, whose translation MQWIHSGEAECRRASRALEVVGQRWSPGILIALARGTERFTEIAASVAGISARMLSVRTAAARDRRAGPPHGRAHHAGGAP comes from the coding sequence ATGCAGTGGATCCACAGTGGCGAGGCCGAGTGCCGCCGCGCCAGCCGGGCCCTGGAGGTCGTCGGGCAGCGGTGGTCGCCCGGCATCCTGATCGCGCTGGCCCGCGGCACGGAGCGGTTCACCGAGATCGCGGCCTCGGTCGCCGGCATCTCCGCGCGCATGCTGAGTGTCCGCACTGCAGCAGCTCGAGACCGCCGGGCTGGTCCGCCGCACGGTCGTGCCCACCACGCCGGCGGGGCGCCGTAG